Proteins from a genomic interval of Caulobacter sp. SL161:
- a CDS encoding TSUP family transporter, with the protein MVSLDILAGLFVVAALAGALDAIAGGGGLVTLPALLLAGLSPVQALGTNKLQGAISALSSTSAFARRGLIDWKTALPVAGASALAGLGGALCASLLSPEFLRAVVPLMLIAIALYFGLSRAIKAEDVTPRMALIPFACFVAPLIGFYDGIFGPGAGAFYMVAIVTLLGYGALKATAHTKLANAASNLGSLLLFTVKGAVVWPVGLAMAAGAFIGAQVGSRLAMRFGPKLIRPLLVVISCAMAVKLLADPANPLRMAVGF; encoded by the coding sequence ATGGTCTCACTGGACATCCTGGCCGGCCTCTTCGTCGTCGCCGCTCTGGCGGGGGCGCTGGACGCCATTGCGGGCGGCGGCGGGCTGGTCACCTTGCCCGCGCTGCTGCTGGCCGGGCTGTCGCCCGTTCAGGCCCTGGGCACCAACAAGCTGCAGGGCGCGATCAGCGCGCTGTCGTCGACCAGCGCTTTTGCGCGCCGAGGTCTGATCGACTGGAAGACGGCCCTGCCCGTCGCCGGCGCGTCTGCCCTGGCGGGCCTTGGCGGCGCCCTGTGCGCCAGCCTCCTGTCTCCCGAGTTTCTGCGCGCCGTCGTGCCGCTGATGCTGATCGCCATCGCCCTCTATTTCGGCCTCTCGCGCGCCATCAAGGCCGAGGATGTCACCCCGCGCATGGCCCTCATCCCGTTCGCCTGCTTCGTCGCGCCGCTGATCGGCTTCTACGACGGGATCTTCGGACCGGGGGCGGGCGCCTTCTACATGGTCGCCATCGTGACCCTGCTGGGCTACGGCGCGTTGAAGGCCACCGCCCACACCAAGCTGGCCAACGCCGCGAGCAACCTGGGCAGTCTTCTGCTGTTCACGGTGAAGGGCGCTGTCGTCTGGCCCGTGGGCCTCGCCATGGCGGCCGGCGCGTTCATCGGGGCGCAGGTCGGCTCGCGCCTGGCGATGCGGTTTGGACCCAAGCTGATCCGGCCGCTCCTGGTGGTGATCTCCTGCGCCATGGCCGTGAAGCTGCTGGCCGACCCGGCCAATCCGCTGCGGATGGCGGTGGGGTTTTAA
- a CDS encoding F0F1 ATP synthase subunit B family protein, with protein sequence MATEHHGTTETTEAPQKHESGGLPQLQFEHWGGQIVWLLIIFAVLYAVLSKGLLPRVSGAIDERGAKIAGDIADARRMKDEAEAQARAAAAEVAEARAKAQKTAADAKAKASAEAAERQAKEEAVLAEKLAAAEASIQTARDQAMSQVRVVAEETAGAIVEKLTGKAATAAELKSALA encoded by the coding sequence ATGGCGACGGAACATCACGGCACGACCGAGACGACGGAAGCCCCCCAGAAGCACGAAAGCGGCGGCCTTCCGCAGCTGCAGTTCGAGCACTGGGGTGGTCAGATCGTCTGGCTGCTCATCATCTTCGCCGTTCTCTATGCGGTGCTGTCCAAGGGCCTGCTGCCCCGGGTCAGCGGCGCGATCGACGAGCGCGGCGCCAAGATCGCCGGCGACATCGCCGACGCCCGTCGCATGAAGGACGAGGCTGAAGCCCAGGCTCGCGCCGCAGCGGCGGAAGTCGCCGAGGCTCGCGCCAAGGCCCAGAAGACCGCTGCGGACGCCAAGGCCAAGGCTTCGGCCGAAGCCGCCGAGCGTCAGGCCAAGGAAGAGGCCGTGCTGGCCGAGAAGCTGGCTGCGGCCGAGGCTTCGATCCAGACCGCTCGCGACCAGGCCATGAGCCAGGTCCGCGTCGTGGCCGAGGAGACCGCCGGCGCGATCGTCGAGAAGCTGACGGGCAAGGCGGCCACGGCCGCCGAGCTGAAGTCGGCTCTGGCCTAA
- a CDS encoding type III PLP-dependent enzyme, with translation MRTYHSPLDLVRERSPERPVALVRPDAVAVAARWFQSEFKGDVFYAVKANPSPWVIRELAKAGVRSFDVASLNEVELVANEAPGSRMAFMHPVKSRAAISAAYFDHGVKAFSFDTHEELAKILDATGQAKDLNLIVRMGVQAEGAAYSLSGKFGVEMHNAPDLLLAARRATQDLMGVSFHVGSQCMRPTAFQAAMAQASRALVRAGVLADVVDVGGGFPSIYPGMVPPDLSEYLAAIDRGFAEMMVHETTELWCEPGRALVAEASSLLVKVELKKGDALYLNDGSYGSLFDAAHMKWPFPVKLYRKSGEVVEEGLKPFRFYGPTCDSVDHMPGPFYLPESVDEGDYIEIGMLGAYGVAMNTRFNGFGETDTVEVQDAPMASMYGLAKRSIPVVRQETEERKIVRFSRPKGAAGKRKRRR, from the coding sequence TTGCGCACGTACCATTCGCCCCTGGACCTGGTCCGTGAGCGGTCACCGGAACGTCCCGTCGCACTCGTGCGGCCTGACGCGGTTGCCGTAGCTGCGCGCTGGTTCCAGTCCGAATTTAAAGGTGACGTTTTCTACGCGGTGAAGGCCAATCCTTCGCCGTGGGTGATCCGCGAGCTGGCCAAGGCCGGCGTGCGATCCTTCGACGTTGCGTCGCTGAACGAGGTCGAGCTTGTGGCCAACGAGGCCCCGGGCTCGCGCATGGCCTTCATGCACCCGGTCAAAAGCCGGGCGGCGATCTCCGCCGCCTATTTCGACCACGGTGTGAAAGCCTTCTCGTTCGACACCCACGAAGAGCTGGCCAAGATCCTGGACGCCACGGGCCAGGCCAAGGACCTCAACCTGATCGTCCGCATGGGCGTGCAGGCCGAGGGCGCGGCCTACAGCCTGTCGGGCAAGTTCGGGGTCGAGATGCATAACGCGCCGGACCTTCTGCTGGCCGCGCGCCGCGCGACCCAGGACCTGATGGGCGTCTCCTTCCACGTGGGCAGCCAGTGCATGCGCCCGACCGCCTTCCAGGCGGCGATGGCCCAGGCCTCGCGGGCTCTGGTTCGCGCCGGCGTGCTGGCCGATGTCGTCGACGTCGGCGGCGGCTTCCCGTCGATCTATCCGGGCATGGTCCCGCCGGATCTCTCCGAGTATCTGGCGGCGATCGACCGCGGCTTCGCCGAGATGATGGTCCACGAGACCACCGAGCTCTGGTGCGAACCCGGCCGCGCCCTGGTGGCGGAAGCCTCGTCGCTGCTGGTCAAGGTCGAGCTGAAGAAGGGCGACGCGCTCTATCTGAACGACGGCTCGTACGGGTCGCTGTTCGACGCCGCGCACATGAAGTGGCCGTTCCCGGTCAAGCTGTACCGCAAGAGCGGCGAAGTGGTGGAAGAAGGCCTCAAGCCCTTCCGCTTCTATGGCCCGACCTGCGACAGCGTCGACCACATGCCCGGCCCCTTCTACCTGCCGGAAAGCGTCGACGAGGGCGACTATATCGAAATCGGCATGCTCGGCGCCTATGGCGTGGCCATGAACACCCGCTTCAACGGCTTTGGCGAGACCGACACCGTCGAGGTGCAGGACGCGCCGATGGCCTCGATGTACGGCCTGGCCAAGCGTTCGATCCCGGTCGTCCG
- a CDS encoding AtpZ/AtpI family protein yields the protein MPKADEPNDKAIESLDARLAAFEARKAAEKPSKATSEKATQDGYRLLADLIGGVLVGVGFGWLLDHYAHTSPWGMVGGLLIGLGLAIFSIVRKAMKLSAQASAPSPTGNADEDTGGGSTAPKQKRD from the coding sequence ATGCCCAAGGCCGACGAACCGAACGACAAGGCTATCGAAAGCCTGGACGCTCGGCTCGCCGCATTTGAGGCGAGGAAGGCGGCGGAAAAGCCGTCAAAGGCGACGTCCGAGAAAGCCACGCAGGACGGCTACCGTCTGCTGGCGGACTTGATCGGGGGCGTACTGGTAGGGGTCGGTTTCGGCTGGCTGCTCGATCACTACGCCCACACGAGCCCCTGGGGCATGGTCGGCGGCCTGCTGATCGGTCTGGGGCTCGCGATTTTCTCCATCGTCCGCAAGGCGATGAAACTGAGCGCGCAGGCGTCGGCGCCGTCCCCCACCGGGAACGCCGACGAAGACACGGGAGGCGGGTCTACCGCCCCCAAGCAGAAGAGAGACTAG
- a CDS encoding F0F1 ATP synthase subunit C, giving the protein MDAAAAKYIGAGLAMLGMIGAGVGLGVMFGNYFQGALRNPTAAAQERPMLFLGMALTEALGIFALVIAFLILFS; this is encoded by the coding sequence ATGGACGCTGCTGCTGCTAAGTACATCGGCGCTGGTCTGGCGATGCTCGGCATGATCGGCGCGGGCGTTGGCCTGGGCGTGATGTTCGGCAACTACTTCCAAGGCGCTCTGCGTAACCCGACCGCCGCCGCTCAAGAGCGCCCGATGCTGTTCCTGGGCATGGCTCTGACGGAAGCCCTGGGCATCTTCGCCCTGGTTATCGCCTTCCTGATCCTGTTCTCGTAA
- a CDS encoding hemolysin family protein, whose amino-acid sequence MILVSLVVVLFLVLLNGVFSMSELAVVSARKARLQGFAERGDRGAKLALDMAEHPTRFLSAVQVGITLIGIFAGAYGQATIAAALDAWLEASVPALAKYSEAIATTLVVIGLTYVSVILGELVPKRLALIFPDAIARRMAPFLAVVATVLRPFVTLLTVSTAAVLRLMGVRDERNTSVTSEEVEAVLAEGADAGLIEPEERSMIQEVLRLGDRPVRVAMTPRRDLFWVSLADDTETVLKEIRASAHSRIVVATEGDLDGDVGVLLKKDLLDACLSGEPLDLKAHVQQPLAIPETMSLLKALQLFKSTSLHMALVVDEFGSLQGAITPLDLLEMIAGDFPEDHDDDEKRIIRREDGGWLIDARLDIQELNDHLGENFEAEGGYHTVAGLILDRLGRLPTEGEHVTIGGFDLEIVDMDGSRIDKVILKPSKRKKDGQEG is encoded by the coding sequence ATGATCCTCGTCTCGCTCGTCGTCGTCCTGTTCCTCGTTCTGCTGAACGGGGTCTTTTCCATGTCCGAACTGGCCGTTGTCTCGGCCCGGAAGGCGCGTTTGCAAGGCTTCGCCGAGCGCGGCGACCGGGGCGCCAAGCTGGCGCTCGACATGGCCGAGCATCCGACGCGGTTCCTGTCGGCCGTGCAGGTGGGCATTACCCTGATCGGCATCTTCGCCGGCGCCTACGGCCAAGCCACCATCGCCGCAGCCCTGGACGCTTGGCTGGAGGCCAGCGTCCCGGCCCTGGCCAAATACTCAGAGGCCATCGCCACGACGCTCGTCGTCATCGGCCTGACCTATGTCTCGGTGATCCTGGGCGAGCTGGTGCCCAAGCGCTTGGCCCTGATCTTCCCCGACGCCATCGCCCGCCGCATGGCGCCGTTCCTGGCCGTGGTGGCCACGGTGCTGCGGCCCTTCGTGACCCTGCTCACGGTCTCGACCGCCGCTGTCCTGCGCCTGATGGGCGTGCGTGACGAGCGCAACACCAGCGTCACCTCCGAAGAGGTCGAAGCCGTACTGGCCGAGGGCGCGGACGCCGGCCTGATCGAGCCCGAGGAGCGCTCGATGATCCAGGAGGTGCTGCGCCTGGGCGATCGTCCCGTGCGCGTGGCCATGACCCCGCGCCGCGACCTCTTCTGGGTCTCCCTCGCCGACGACACCGAGACCGTGCTCAAGGAAATCCGCGCCAGCGCCCACTCGCGCATCGTGGTGGCCACCGAGGGCGACCTCGACGGCGACGTCGGCGTGTTGCTGAAGAAGGACCTGCTGGACGCCTGCCTGTCGGGCGAGCCGCTGGACCTGAAGGCCCACGTCCAGCAGCCGCTGGCCATCCCCGAGACCATGTCGCTGCTCAAGGCGCTGCAGCTCTTCAAGTCGACCAGCCTGCACATGGCCCTCGTCGTCGACGAGTTCGGCTCGCTGCAGGGCGCGATCACGCCGCTGGACCTCTTGGAAATGATCGCCGGCGACTTCCCGGAAGATCACGACGACGACGAGAAGCGCATCATCCGCCGCGAGGACGGCGGCTGGCTGATCGACGCGCGCCTCGACATCCAGGAACTGAACGACCACCTCGGCGAAAACTTCGAGGCTGAAGGCGGCTATCACACGGTGGCCGGCCTGATCCTCGACCGCCTGGGCCGCCTGCCCACCGAGGGCGAGCATGTCACGATCGGCGGTTTCGACCTCGAGATCGTCGACATGGACGGCTCGCGCATCGACAAGGTCATCCTCAAGCCCAGCAAGCGCAAGAAGGACGGCCAGGAGGGGTAG
- the phnC gene encoding phosphonate ABC transporter ATP-binding protein, which yields MTSDPVLSIRAASKTFGSRRALDAVSLDVNRGEMIALIGPSGSGKSTLLRSIDGLQTIDEGEGAITAFGGPVQARGKVSDQVRKARVRIGFIAQQFNLVGRLSLFSNVALGSLGRIPVVQGLLGWWPKETRDATMAALHRVGVSEYAAQRANTLSGGQQQRGAIARALVQKAKIILADEPVASLDPVSARKVMEILRDLNQSDGLTVVVTLHQVDYALRYCDRVVALKAGQKVYDGPASELKREKLIDIYGPEFEDVFWEGAPQ from the coding sequence ATGACGTCGGACCCTGTTCTCTCGATCCGCGCCGCCTCGAAGACCTTCGGGTCTCGCCGCGCGCTGGACGCCGTCTCGCTCGATGTGAATCGGGGCGAGATGATCGCGCTCATTGGCCCTTCCGGGTCGGGCAAATCCACGCTTCTGCGCTCGATCGACGGTCTTCAGACCATTGATGAGGGCGAGGGCGCCATCACCGCCTTCGGCGGGCCGGTGCAGGCGCGTGGCAAGGTGTCTGATCAGGTGCGCAAAGCGCGGGTCCGCATCGGCTTCATCGCCCAGCAGTTCAATCTGGTCGGCCGCCTGTCGCTGTTCAGCAACGTGGCCCTGGGCTCGCTGGGGCGGATCCCGGTGGTCCAGGGGCTTTTGGGCTGGTGGCCCAAGGAGACGCGCGACGCGACCATGGCGGCCCTGCACCGGGTGGGCGTTTCCGAATACGCCGCCCAGCGCGCCAATACGCTTTCCGGCGGGCAGCAGCAACGCGGCGCCATCGCCCGGGCGCTGGTGCAGAAGGCCAAGATCATCCTCGCCGACGAGCCGGTCGCCTCGCTCGATCCCGTCTCGGCGCGCAAGGTCATGGAGATCCTTCGTGACCTGAATCAAAGCGATGGCCTGACGGTCGTCGTCACCCTGCACCAGGTGGACTACGCCCTGCGCTATTGCGACCGGGTCGTGGCCCTGAAGGCCGGTCAGAAGGTCTATGACGGCCCGGCGTCCGAGCTGAAGCGTGAGAAACTCATCGATATCTACGGCCCGGAATTCGAGGACGTGTTCTGGGAAGGAGCTCCCCAATGA
- a CDS encoding F0F1 ATP synthase subunit A, producing MADPMHQFQIQKIVELPTVTVPGLGAIDLSITNSVAAMMSAALLIIGFYALSAKKAVVPGRLQAVGEMLYGLVDGLAESIIGHDGKKFLPFIFTLFAFVLFMNVQGMFLVFTATSQLAVTLTLGLMVILTVVAVGFAKNGIKFFKLFAPSGVPWPLYFLLVPIEILSFLIRPITLGLRLFGNMLGGHVVLKIFAGFVVALGGLGVLGWAGAALALTSVVALTALEFMVAFLQAFVFAVLACVYINDVVHLDSH from the coding sequence ATGGCCGATCCGATGCACCAGTTCCAGATCCAGAAGATCGTGGAACTGCCCACCGTGACCGTTCCTGGCCTCGGCGCCATCGACCTGTCGATCACGAACTCCGTGGCCGCCATGATGTCGGCCGCGCTGCTGATCATCGGCTTCTACGCCCTGTCGGCCAAGAAGGCCGTGGTGCCCGGCCGCCTGCAGGCCGTGGGCGAGATGCTTTACGGACTGGTCGATGGGCTTGCGGAGTCAATCATCGGCCACGACGGCAAGAAGTTCCTGCCTTTCATCTTCACGCTCTTCGCGTTCGTGCTGTTCATGAACGTCCAGGGCATGTTCCTGGTGTTCACCGCCACCTCGCAGTTGGCCGTGACCCTGACGCTGGGCCTGATGGTCATCCTGACCGTGGTCGCGGTCGGTTTCGCCAAGAACGGCATCAAGTTCTTCAAGCTGTTCGCCCCGTCGGGCGTGCCGTGGCCGCTGTATTTCCTGCTCGTGCCGATCGAGATCCTGTCGTTCCTGATCCGCCCGATCACCCTTGGCCTGCGTCTGTTCGGCAACATGCTGGGCGGTCACGTGGTTCTGAAGATCTTCGCCGGTTTCGTGGTCGCCCTGGGCGGTCTCGGCGTGCTGGGCTGGGCCGGTGCGGCCCTGGCCCTGACCTCGGTCGTCGCCCTGACGGCCCTCGAGTTCATGGTGGCCTTCCTGCAGGCCTTCGTGTTCGCGGTGCTTGCCTGCGTCTACATCAACGACGTCGTGCACCTCGACAGCCACTGA
- the phnE gene encoding phosphonate ABC transporter, permease protein PhnE, whose translation MMSQAAKIEGAIPPPPKRSTSALAFDTLLWGGVILLLIISFKPAEIDKFPQLFTDTEKTQGFAQLFFKPFTDAQLFMSMDWSLFIGKMWQTIQMAMWGTALAIIVAIPLGLLGARNIAPVWVQQPVRRVLDLIRSIPDLVVALIFITAVGLGPFAGVMSIMFNTGGVLAKLFAEAVESIDKGPVEGVRATGAVKLQEIVWGVIPQVAPLWTSYALYRFESSSRAATVLGIIGAGGIGQILYDSINAFQFDQTGCIVLVIVVAVSMIDLLSQVIRTRLL comes from the coding sequence TTGATGAGCCAAGCCGCCAAGATTGAAGGGGCGATTCCGCCGCCGCCGAAGCGGTCGACCTCGGCCCTGGCCTTCGACACCCTGCTGTGGGGCGGGGTGATCCTGCTGTTGATCATCAGCTTCAAGCCGGCCGAGATCGACAAGTTCCCGCAGCTGTTCACCGACACCGAGAAGACGCAGGGCTTCGCCCAGCTGTTCTTCAAGCCGTTCACGGACGCCCAGCTGTTCATGTCGATGGACTGGAGCCTGTTCATCGGCAAGATGTGGCAGACTATCCAGATGGCCATGTGGGGCACGGCGCTGGCCATCATCGTGGCCATTCCGCTGGGGCTTCTGGGCGCGCGCAACATCGCGCCGGTGTGGGTGCAGCAGCCGGTGCGCCGGGTGCTGGACCTGATCCGCTCGATCCCGGACCTGGTCGTCGCCCTGATCTTCATCACCGCCGTCGGCCTTGGTCCCTTCGCCGGCGTCATGTCGATCATGTTCAACACCGGCGGCGTGCTGGCCAAGCTGTTCGCCGAGGCCGTCGAGTCGATCGACAAGGGGCCCGTCGAGGGCGTGCGGGCCACGGGCGCGGTCAAGCTGCAGGAAATCGTCTGGGGGGTGATCCCGCAGGTGGCCCCGCTCTGGACCAGCTATGCGCTGTACCGTTTCGAGTCGTCGAGCCGTGCGGCCACGGTGCTGGGCATCATCGGCGCCGGTGGCATCGGTCAGATTCTGTACGACTCGATCAACGCGTTCCAGTTCGACCAGACCGGCTGCATCGTGCTGGTCATCGTGGTGGCGGTCTCGATGATCGACCTGCTGTCACAGGTCATCCGCACGCGTCTGCTCTGA
- a CDS encoding F0F1 ATP synthase subunit B — protein sequence MEHHESLLSFSNPEFWVLAALVIFFGLLVVLKVLPGALFGALDGYAAKIKAELDEAQQLREEAQGLLADVKAQREDAERQAAAMLEAAKADAKRLAEEAKEKLEEQIKRRAEMAERKIAQAEAQAAADVKAAAVDLAAQAAETVLAARLAGAKGDALVDAAIGQMGAKLQ from the coding sequence ATGGAACATCACGAGTCCCTGCTCAGCTTCAGCAACCCGGAATTCTGGGTTCTGGCCGCTCTGGTGATCTTCTTCGGCCTGCTGGTCGTGCTGAAGGTCCTCCCCGGCGCGCTGTTCGGCGCCCTCGACGGCTACGCCGCCAAGATCAAGGCCGAGCTCGACGAAGCCCAGCAACTGCGTGAGGAGGCTCAAGGCCTGCTCGCGGACGTGAAGGCCCAGCGCGAGGACGCCGAGCGTCAGGCCGCCGCCATGCTGGAAGCCGCCAAGGCCGACGCCAAGCGTCTGGCCGAGGAAGCCAAGGAAAAGCTCGAGGAGCAGATCAAGCGCCGCGCCGAAATGGCCGAACGCAAGATCGCCCAGGCCGAGGCGCAAGCCGCCGCCGACGTGAAGGCCGCTGCGGTGGATCTCGCCGCCCAAGCCGCCGAAACCGTGCTGGCCGCGCGTCTCGCGGGTGCCAAGGGCGACGCCCTGGTGGACGCCGCCATCGGCCAGATGGGCGCCAAGCTGCAATAG
- a CDS encoding DUF6481 family protein produces MSHLKNTGFADRISAQQEAKKAMLAKFKPKPAVQDPDFDKREEQRAAELEAVRAARAEAKEKARLEALARQEEQMAVKRAERKERKAIEAAEQRMRKEEKAKERDELRALGKPANSKASRAHQWASLLG; encoded by the coding sequence ATGTCGCACCTGAAGAACACCGGATTCGCCGATCGTATTTCCGCCCAACAGGAAGCCAAGAAGGCGATGCTGGCCAAGTTCAAGCCGAAGCCCGCCGTCCAGGATCCTGATTTCGACAAGCGCGAAGAGCAACGCGCCGCCGAACTTGAGGCTGTCCGCGCCGCCCGCGCCGAAGCCAAGGAAAAGGCCCGCCTCGAAGCCCTGGCTCGCCAGGAAGAGCAGATGGCCGTCAAGCGCGCCGAGCGTAAGGAGCGCAAGGCCATCGAAGCCGCCGAGCAGCGCATGCGCAAGGAAGAGAAGGCCAAGGAGCGTGACGAACTGCGCGCCCTGGGCAAGCCGGCCAACAGCAAGGCCTCCCGCGCCCACCAGTGGGCCAGCCTGCTGGGCTAA
- the phnD gene encoding phosphate/phosphite/phosphonate ABC transporter substrate-binding protein: MISRRSALVIAAGLSALALASCSGKSDAPAANNEVTFSILSTESTQNMESYWTPILKDMEKQTGLKVKPFFSSNYSSLIVAMGAKQTDLGWFSNQSGLEAVRRSNGEVFARTFDPSGTDGYKSVIIVPADSKIQSVQDLLKCDKSLDFGIGDKKSTSGTLAPMTYVFIPANKKPETCFKTVISANHQANLFAVANGKLDASTNNSTAIGLSKARGEGVTDKIRIIWESPTLPEDPLVWRKDLDPVVKEKLRQFFLTYAQGDTPEAEQQRGYLKRLSIGGFKPADDTHLLVVREMEATEQLGLAREAGDQAKLAAAQKVLDGVKAERLAAEGKAGVVAQPAN, encoded by the coding sequence ATGATCAGCCGTCGTTCGGCTCTCGTGATCGCCGCCGGTCTCTCGGCCTTGGCCTTGGCTTCCTGCTCGGGCAAGTCCGACGCGCCGGCGGCCAACAACGAGGTGACCTTCTCCATCCTGTCGACCGAGTCGACCCAGAACATGGAGAGCTACTGGACGCCGATCCTGAAGGACATGGAGAAGCAGACCGGCCTGAAGGTGAAGCCGTTCTTCTCGTCCAACTACTCGTCGCTGATCGTGGCCATGGGGGCCAAGCAGACGGACCTTGGCTGGTTCTCCAACCAGTCGGGCCTTGAGGCGGTGCGCCGCTCGAACGGCGAGGTCTTCGCCCGCACGTTCGATCCGTCGGGCACCGATGGCTACAAGTCTGTGATCATCGTGCCGGCCGACAGCAAGATCCAGTCGGTCCAGGACCTTCTGAAGTGCGACAAGAGCCTGGATTTCGGCATCGGCGACAAGAAGTCGACCTCCGGCACCCTGGCGCCGATGACCTATGTCTTCATCCCGGCCAACAAGAAGCCCGAGACGTGCTTCAAGACGGTGATCAGCGCCAACCATCAGGCGAACCTGTTCGCCGTGGCCAACGGCAAGCTGGACGCCTCGACCAACAACTCCACCGCCATCGGTCTGTCCAAGGCGCGGGGCGAGGGCGTGACCGACAAGATCCGGATTATCTGGGAATCGCCGACCCTGCCGGAAGATCCGCTGGTCTGGCGCAAGGACCTCGATCCGGTCGTGAAGGAAAAGCTGCGTCAGTTCTTCCTGACCTACGCTCAGGGCGACACGCCCGAGGCCGAGCAGCAGCGCGGCTATCTGAAGCGGCTGTCGATCGGCGGCTTCAAGCCGGCCGACGACACCCACCTGCTGGTGGTTCGCGAGATGGAAGCCACCGAGCAGCTGGGCCTGGCCCGCGAGGCGGGCGATCAGGCCAAGCTCGCGGCCGCGCAGAAGGTCCTCGACGGCGTCAAGGCTGAGCGCCTCGCCGCCGAAGGCAAGGCGGGCGTCGTCGCCCAGCCGGCCAACTGA